A genomic segment from Bosea sp. OAE506 encodes:
- a CDS encoding methyl-accepting chemotaxis protein translates to MGSALGPSTRTGFETPLLVAAAALVAGGAAGGLGYQAALGHLDAVSLLGLGAAGLCAVGASTWVASRRIQHPLRSLREAVLRAAAGESVTAPHLDRTDAIGDLARGLKTMQDAGDESARLRAALDGCRTSMMVCDGEGRVVYVNAALLRFFGEAQEDFRIAFPGCSAKDMLGRVMESVQARAGVQTASQQPIRFALGRRTVSLALTPVSHADGRRLGTAVEWVETTDELAAAAEVADMVAAAVEGDFSRRVPVAGKSDALQRIAEGMNQINAVVESAVGEFAAVVGGLAEGDLTRRMRGSYRGRLDELKSDLNAALAHLEETVATIQGTAGHVARAAAEIDSGAGDLAERTEQTAANLEETAATTEQLAASVKHSAGRSRQATDLANEAMGVAQDGKDVVSRAVGAIERIESSSERISEIVSVIDDIAFQTNLLALNAAVEAARAGDAGRGFAVVASEVRALAQRSGQAAKDIKGLIVSSNEQVGEGVRFVRSTGEALERIVTATGKVSTTIVEISQAAAEQAHGIEEMNRAVAQMDETTQQNSALAEQSASSATELMSEIATLRRLVSFFRAESAAAALPVAAAPRTPVEPPRAARPAAPVRPALKTNETRRQEPATKTWQEPRRRVAGGGRADDWAEF, encoded by the coding sequence ATGGGCAGCGCCCTCGGTCCATCCACACGAACGGGTTTCGAGACCCCGCTCCTCGTCGCTGCCGCCGCCCTCGTGGCTGGCGGAGCGGCCGGGGGCCTCGGCTATCAGGCCGCCCTCGGGCATCTGGACGCAGTTTCCCTGCTCGGGCTCGGCGCGGCGGGGCTCTGTGCCGTCGGTGCCTCGACCTGGGTCGCTTCCCGCCGCATCCAGCATCCGCTCCGGAGCTTGCGCGAGGCCGTCTTGCGTGCCGCCGCCGGCGAGAGCGTCACGGCTCCTCATCTCGACCGGACCGATGCGATCGGCGATCTCGCCCGCGGTCTGAAGACGATGCAGGACGCCGGCGATGAATCGGCACGTCTGCGCGCCGCGCTCGACGGCTGCCGTACCAGCATGATGGTCTGCGACGGCGAAGGCCGCGTCGTCTATGTGAATGCCGCACTGCTGCGCTTCTTCGGCGAGGCCCAGGAAGATTTCCGCATCGCGTTTCCGGGCTGCTCGGCCAAGGACATGCTCGGGCGGGTGATGGAGAGCGTGCAGGCGCGCGCCGGTGTCCAGACCGCGTCGCAGCAGCCCATCCGCTTCGCGCTCGGGCGCCGGACGGTTTCGCTTGCGCTGACCCCGGTGAGCCACGCCGACGGGCGCCGCCTCGGCACCGCGGTGGAATGGGTCGAAACGACCGACGAGCTCGCAGCCGCCGCCGAGGTCGCCGACATGGTGGCCGCCGCGGTCGAGGGCGATTTCTCGCGCCGCGTGCCGGTTGCGGGCAAATCGGACGCCCTGCAGCGCATTGCCGAGGGGATGAACCAGATCAATGCCGTCGTCGAAAGCGCCGTCGGCGAGTTCGCCGCGGTCGTCGGCGGGCTGGCGGAAGGCGATCTGACGCGCCGCATGCGGGGAAGCTATCGCGGCCGGCTCGACGAGCTGAAATCCGACCTCAATGCCGCTCTGGCGCATCTCGAGGAAACGGTTGCGACCATCCAGGGCACCGCGGGCCATGTCGCGCGCGCCGCCGCCGAGATCGACAGCGGCGCCGGCGATCTCGCCGAGCGGACCGAGCAGACCGCGGCCAATCTCGAGGAAACCGCCGCCACGACCGAGCAGCTCGCCGCCTCGGTGAAGCACAGCGCCGGACGTTCGCGCCAGGCGACCGATCTCGCCAACGAGGCGATGGGCGTCGCGCAGGACGGCAAGGACGTGGTGTCCCGGGCGGTGGGGGCGATCGAGCGGATCGAGAGCTCCTCGGAACGGATCTCCGAGATCGTCTCGGTGATCGACGACATTGCCTTCCAGACCAATCTCCTGGCGCTGAACGCCGCGGTCGAGGCCGCGCGGGCCGGCGATGCCGGGCGCGGTTTCGCCGTCGTGGCGTCGGAGGTGCGTGCGCTGGCGCAGCGCTCCGGCCAGGCGGCCAAGGACATCAAGGGGCTGATCGTCAGCTCCAACGAGCAGGTCGGGGAGGGCGTGCGCTTCGTCCGCTCGACCGGCGAGGCGCTGGAGCGGATCGTCACGGCAACCGGCAAGGTCTCCACCACCATCGTCGAGATCTCGCAGGCTGCGGCCGAGCAGGCGCATGGCATCGAGGAAATGAACCGCGCCGTCGCGCAGATGGACGAGACGACACAGCAGAATTCGGCGCTGGCCGAGCAGAGCGCCAGCTCCGCCACGGAACTGATGAGCGAGATCGCGACGCTGCGGCGGCTGGTCTCCTTCTTCCGTGCGGAGAGCGCGGCGGCGGCGCTGCCCGTGGCTGCTGCCCCTCGCACACCGGTCGAGCCGCCGCGCGCGGCGAGGCCGGCCGCGCCGGTGCGGCCCGCGCTGAAGACCAATGAGACGCGTCGGCAGGAGCCGGCAACGAAAACCTGGCAGGAGCCACGCCGGCGTGTCGCCGGCGGCGGACGCGCCGATGATTGGGCGGAGTTCTAG
- a CDS encoding chemotaxis protein CheA — MDPLAELKQTFFQECEELLGALESRLQALDEGSTDPEDVNAAFRAIHSIKGGAGAFGCTELVAFAHVFEASLDHLRSGRVAIEDAPFTLFLRCSDAVADLVSAARNDEPARPRPDLLEALEQVGKAPGEAPKAAAPAPAAAAPAAPPASSDDPPGVAALGNLLAMVAAKTAAPADTGWDDAPAAAPKKPGRDVVLRISPEADLFRRVIEPRVVFASLPADDIVSIACDLSHVPSLETIDVSDCFMRFVVTMRTELSVEEICSRFDFTLATEEFQIEILSDAPANDDAPAPVAEAAPAAAASGEVSGSVAADLSAILAKLGPATAAVAQPDIQPAAPAPAAKPAAPAAEAPAAAKAAPRAPANDAAAARQRQAVSVRVDLDRIDKLMNLVGEIVITQSMLVECVRSLPYDVYAKTAEGILTLSRQTRELQDHVMAVRAQPVKAVFQRMPRLVRELAQTLGKEVRLVLEGENTEVDKTIIEELADPLTHMIRNSMDHGLETPEDRIAAGKSPEGTIKLIAEHRAGRIVISVTDDGRGIGRDKLLAKARSRGLVGADEKLTPEEIDQLIFAAGLSTAEVISDVSGRGVGMDVVRRNVESLGGRISVDSEPGRGCKFTLALPLTLAVLEGMVIRCGSDRYVIPIASVIETQHLASTPIEHLTFGQEVLRWRGEITPLHRLGAVMGSSGTRNENIIIIAETERGDNVGIAVDEIVGQQQVVVKSLEGNYGTVHGASAATILGDGLVALILDVDSMLRLAASGERSPATELKLAG; from the coding sequence ATGGATCCGTTGGCCGAACTCAAGCAGACATTCTTCCAGGAGTGCGAAGAGCTCCTGGGGGCGCTCGAATCGCGCCTGCAGGCGCTGGACGAAGGCTCGACGGACCCCGAGGATGTCAACGCCGCCTTCCGCGCGATCCACTCGATCAAGGGTGGTGCCGGCGCCTTCGGCTGCACCGAGCTGGTCGCCTTCGCGCATGTCTTCGAGGCTTCGCTCGACCATCTGAGGTCGGGCCGTGTCGCCATCGAGGACGCTCCTTTTACCCTCTTCCTGCGTTGCTCGGATGCCGTCGCGGATCTCGTCTCCGCCGCTCGCAACGATGAGCCGGCCCGGCCGCGTCCGGATCTGCTCGAGGCGCTCGAGCAGGTCGGCAAGGCACCCGGCGAGGCTCCCAAGGCCGCCGCTCCGGCCCCGGCAGCGGCCGCTCCCGCGGCGCCGCCCGCGTCGAGCGACGATCCGCCCGGCGTCGCCGCGCTCGGCAACCTGCTCGCCATGGTCGCGGCCAAGACCGCTGCGCCCGCCGATACGGGCTGGGACGATGCGCCAGCCGCCGCTCCGAAGAAGCCCGGCCGCGACGTCGTGCTGCGCATCTCGCCCGAGGCCGACCTGTTCCGCCGCGTGATCGAGCCCCGCGTCGTTTTCGCCTCGCTGCCGGCCGACGACATCGTCTCGATCGCCTGCGATCTCAGCCATGTGCCGTCACTGGAGACGATCGACGTCTCCGACTGCTTCATGCGCTTCGTCGTGACGATGCGCACCGAGCTGTCCGTCGAGGAAATCTGCAGCCGGTTCGACTTCACGCTCGCGACGGAAGAATTCCAGATCGAGATCCTCTCCGACGCGCCGGCCAATGACGACGCTCCGGCGCCGGTGGCCGAGGCGGCTCCGGCTGCTGCCGCCAGCGGCGAGGTTTCCGGCTCTGTCGCGGCCGATCTCTCGGCCATCCTCGCCAAGCTCGGCCCCGCGACGGCTGCCGTTGCGCAGCCCGACATCCAGCCGGCGGCGCCCGCGCCTGCGGCCAAGCCCGCCGCCCCGGCCGCCGAAGCCCCGGCCGCGGCCAAGGCCGCCCCCCGTGCGCCTGCCAACGATGCTGCTGCCGCGCGCCAGCGCCAGGCGGTCAGCGTGCGCGTCGATCTCGACCGCATCGACAAGCTGATGAACCTCGTCGGCGAAATCGTCATCACGCAGTCGATGCTTGTCGAATGCGTGCGCTCGCTGCCCTACGACGTCTATGCCAAGACCGCCGAAGGCATCCTGACCCTCTCGCGCCAGACGCGCGAGCTTCAGGACCACGTCATGGCGGTCCGCGCCCAGCCGGTGAAGGCCGTGTTCCAGCGCATGCCGCGCCTGGTGCGCGAACTGGCCCAGACGCTCGGCAAGGAAGTGCGCCTCGTTCTCGAGGGCGAGAACACCGAGGTCGACAAGACGATCATCGAGGAACTCGCCGATCCGCTGACCCACATGATCCGCAATTCGATGGATCACGGGCTCGAGACGCCGGAAGACCGCATCGCCGCCGGCAAGAGCCCAGAAGGCACGATCAAGCTGATCGCCGAGCATCGCGCCGGGCGCATTGTCATCTCCGTCACGGATGACGGGCGCGGCATCGGCCGCGACAAGCTGCTCGCCAAGGCGCGCTCGCGCGGCCTGGTCGGCGCCGACGAGAAGCTGACGCCGGAGGAGATCGACCAGCTGATCTTCGCGGCCGGTCTCTCGACCGCCGAGGTCATCAGCGACGTCTCGGGCCGTGGCGTCGGCATGGACGTGGTGCGCCGGAACGTGGAATCGCTCGGCGGCCGCATCAGCGTCGATTCCGAGCCGGGCCGGGGCTGCAAGTTCACCCTCGCCCTGCCGCTGACGCTGGCCGTGCTCGAGGGCATGGTCATCCGCTGCGGCTCCGACCGCTACGTGATCCCGATCGCGAGCGTGATCGAGACGCAGCATCTCGCCTCGACCCCGATCGAGCACCTGACCTTCGGCCAGGAAGTGCTGCGCTGGCGCGGCGAGATCACCCCGCTGCACCGCCTCGGCGCTGTGATGGGCTCGTCGGGTACCCGCAACGAGAACATCATCATCATCGCCGAGACCGAGCGCGGCGACAATGTCGGCATCGCCGTCGACGAGATCGTCGGCCAGCAGCAGGTCGTCGTGAAGAGCCTCGAAGGCAATTACGGCACGGTCCACGGCGCCTCGGCCGCGACCATCCTCGGCGACGGCCTCGTCGCCCTCATTCTCGACGTCGACTCCATGCTCCGTCTCGCCGCATCCGGCGAGCGCAGCCCCGCAACCGAACTGAAACTGGCTGGATGA
- a CDS encoding chemoreceptor glutamine deamidase CheD — translation MSVARSSRRYFDPRFEATIITVAPGEHEITAAKDEIVATVLGSCVSVCMRDPQAGVGGLNHFLLPKNNGASDASAGERYGDTAMEVLINGLLKRGARRGNLEAKVFGGARVLSGATMLAIGDGNIAFVTEFLHREGIPVVSKDVGGTRSRRIHYQPSTGRAWVQHVQSTARDPEHQQEVAYLNRLKTQPVAGEVEVW, via the coding sequence ATGAGCGTCGCGCGTTCCTCCCGCCGCTATTTCGATCCCCGCTTCGAGGCGACCATCATCACGGTCGCGCCGGGCGAACATGAGATTACCGCCGCCAAGGACGAGATCGTGGCGACGGTGCTGGGTTCCTGCGTGTCCGTCTGCATGCGCGATCCGCAGGCGGGCGTCGGCGGGCTCAACCATTTCCTGCTGCCGAAGAACAACGGCGCCTCCGACGCCAGCGCCGGCGAGCGCTATGGCGACACGGCGATGGAGGTCCTGATCAACGGGCTGTTGAAGCGCGGCGCGCGACGCGGCAATCTGGAGGCGAAGGTCTTCGGCGGCGCCCGCGTTCTGTCCGGGGCGACGATGCTGGCGATCGGTGACGGCAACATCGCCTTCGTCACCGAGTTCCTCCACCGCGAGGGCATCCCGGTCGTCTCGAAGGATGTCGGCGGAACGCGCTCGCGGCGCATCCACTACCAGCCCTCGACGGGCCGGGCCTGGGTCCAGCACGTCCAGTCGACGGCGCGCGATCCCGAGCATCAGCAGGAAGTCGCGTATCTCAACCGGCTCAAGACGCAGCCCGTGGCGGGTGAAGTGGAGGTCTGGTGA
- a CDS encoding response regulator, with protein sequence MHIAPSFPNLSVLLIDPSPHYRRIVRTMLYQAQLHRIFEASDLPSAATMFIQKQPNIVILDWDMPDNGSTKCLAAIRSFKTSPFAKAPVLVMMEKPDRRSVVQAAKLGAHEIITKPISPNNLWLHLSGIINIPRKYREANGSISLVPRAISNSMF encoded by the coding sequence ATGCATATCGCGCCGTCCTTTCCCAATCTGTCGGTGCTCCTGATCGATCCGAGCCCGCATTATCGCCGCATCGTGCGGACGATGCTGTATCAGGCGCAGCTGCACCGCATCTTCGAGGCATCGGATCTGCCCTCCGCCGCGACGATGTTCATCCAGAAGCAGCCCAACATCGTCATCCTGGACTGGGACATGCCGGACAACGGCAGCACGAAGTGCCTGGCCGCCATCCGCTCGTTCAAGACCTCGCCCTTCGCCAAGGCGCCGGTGCTGGTGATGATGGAGAAGCCCGACCGCCGCTCCGTCGTGCAGGCGGCAAAGCTCGGCGCGCACGAGATCATCACCAAGCCGATCTCGCCCAACAATCTGTGGCTGCACCTGTCGGGAATCATCAACATCCCGCGCAAGTACCGTGAGGCGAATGGCAGCATCTCGCTGGTTCCGCGCGCCATCAGCAACAGCATGTTCTGA
- the cheB gene encoding chemotaxis-specific protein-glutamate methyltransferase CheB, whose translation MSIGTASAASPVKVLVVDDSVLMQKLMTQIIDGAPGFKVIGVAGSAEEGWDKIQELRPDVVTLDLELPGRHGLKLLARVLKQDPLPVLIVSAFGGPGADNTIQALELGAIDFIEKPDGTTHTLEGFMKHLVGALQRASASRRMFASRRESAPVRVAATREPARVGGKASFIAIGASTGGVPAVQVVMRDLAHLRLPIAVVQHMPPGYTAKFAARLATATGLDVREASDGDKLKPGMAVVAPGGPRHLEIEERRGEFVCVLREGPLVSGHSPSVDVMFHSVARSIGQHAIGILLTGMGRDGADGLLAMRKSGAETLIQSGETCVVNGMPKAAFEIGAADRVVALDQIGAAVSNLLGERSHLRSA comes from the coding sequence ATGTCGATCGGTACCGCTTCAGCCGCCAGCCCGGTCAAGGTTCTCGTCGTGGACGATTCCGTCCTGATGCAGAAGCTGATGACGCAGATCATCGACGGGGCGCCCGGCTTCAAGGTGATCGGCGTTGCCGGCAGCGCCGAGGAAGGCTGGGACAAGATCCAGGAGCTGCGCCCGGACGTGGTGACGCTCGATCTGGAGCTGCCCGGCCGCCACGGCCTCAAGCTGCTGGCGCGCGTCCTCAAGCAGGACCCGCTGCCCGTGCTGATCGTCTCCGCCTTCGGTGGGCCCGGCGCGGACAACACGATCCAGGCGCTCGAACTGGGCGCGATCGACTTCATCGAGAAGCCCGACGGCACGACGCATACGCTCGAAGGCTTCATGAAGCATCTGGTGGGGGCACTCCAGCGTGCCTCGGCGAGCCGCCGCATGTTCGCTTCGCGGCGCGAGAGCGCGCCCGTCCGGGTGGCCGCCACGCGCGAGCCGGCCCGGGTCGGCGGCAAGGCCTCCTTCATCGCCATCGGCGCCTCGACCGGCGGCGTGCCGGCGGTACAGGTTGTGATGCGCGATCTGGCGCATCTGCGCCTGCCGATCGCGGTCGTCCAGCACATGCCACCGGGCTATACGGCGAAGTTCGCCGCCCGGCTCGCCACCGCCACCGGGCTCGATGTCCGCGAGGCGAGCGACGGCGACAAGCTCAAGCCCGGCATGGCCGTGGTCGCGCCCGGCGGGCCGCGCCATCTCGAAATCGAGGAGCGCCGCGGCGAGTTCGTCTGCGTGCTGCGCGAAGGGCCGCTGGTGAGCGGGCATTCGCCCTCCGTGGATGTGATGTTCCACTCGGTCGCGCGCAGCATCGGCCAGCATGCGATCGGCATCCTGCTGACGGGCATGGGCCGCGACGGCGCTGATGGTTTGTTAGCCATGCGAAAATCGGGCGCGGAGACGTTAATCCAAAGTGGGGAAACCTGTGTGGTAAACGGGATGCCGAAAGCGGCATTCGAGATCGGTGCCGCCGACCGGGTTGTGGCGCTCGACCAGATCGGTGCTGCCGTCAGCAACCTGCTCGGCGAGCGGTCGCATCTGCGGTCCGCGTAA
- a CDS encoding glutathione peroxidase translates to MTLRRREVLGWLAGACALPAAAGGAAAQAVSSASSLSFAKAGGGRMSLADYRGRPVLIVNTATNCGFAGQFASLEQLWQRYRSRGLMLIAVPSNDFGGQEPLEGAAIAEAARQAHGATYAFAEKTAVKGPEAHPFYRWAAAQRPTETPRWNFHKYLVGRSGELLGGYSSITDPIGPQLVRAIGQELQAG, encoded by the coding sequence ATGACCTTGCGGCGTCGAGAGGTTCTGGGATGGCTGGCCGGGGCTTGCGCCCTGCCCGCTGCAGCAGGTGGCGCGGCGGCCCAGGCCGTGTCCTCCGCCTCGTCCCTGAGTTTTGCCAAGGCCGGCGGCGGCCGGATGTCGCTGGCCGATTATCGCGGCCGGCCGGTTCTCATCGTCAACACCGCGACGAATTGCGGCTTCGCGGGGCAGTTCGCCTCGCTGGAGCAACTCTGGCAGCGCTACCGCTCGCGCGGCCTGATGCTGATCGCTGTGCCGAGCAATGATTTCGGCGGGCAGGAGCCTCTGGAGGGCGCTGCCATTGCCGAGGCCGCGCGGCAGGCTCATGGCGCGACCTACGCCTTCGCCGAGAAAACCGCAGTGAAGGGCCCCGAGGCGCATCCCTTCTATCGCTGGGCGGCGGCGCAGCGTCCGACCGAGACGCCGCGCTGGAACTTCCACAAATACCTCGTCGGCCGCTCCGGCGAGTTGCTCGGCGGGTACTCCTCGATCACCGATCCGATCGGGCCGCAGCTGGTGCGGGCGATCGGCCAGGAACTCCAGGCAGGCTGA
- a CDS encoding response regulator produces the protein MKARSEYRILVVDDQKSMRGLATYFLKQIEFQDIDEAENAREALMKMQTKRYDLLLLDWNMDGMSGIDLLRAIRSVPELNQIKIIMATSERSVDKMDEATSNGADHYVVKPYELRDLEVRVKKVLALSS, from the coding sequence ATGAAGGCGAGAAGCGAGTACAGGATCCTCGTGGTCGACGACCAGAAGAGCATGCGCGGCCTCGCGACGTATTTCCTGAAGCAGATCGAGTTTCAGGACATCGACGAGGCCGAGAACGCGCGCGAAGCGCTGATGAAGATGCAGACGAAGCGCTATGATCTGCTGCTTCTCGACTGGAACATGGACGGCATGAGCGGCATCGACCTGCTGCGCGCCATCCGTTCCGTGCCCGAGCTGAACCAGATCAAGATCATCATGGCGACGTCGGAACGCTCCGTCGACAAGATGGACGAGGCGACGTCGAACGGCGCGGACCATTATGTCGTAAAGCCCTATGAGCTGCGCGACCTCGAGGTGCGCGTGAAAAAGGTGCTGGCGCTCAGCTCCTGA
- a CDS encoding N-carbamoyl-D-amino-acid hydrolase, producing MSRIVTVAAAQLGPIQKAETREQVVARMLALMDEAKAKGADLIVYPELALTTFFPRWYHEDRAEADAWFEAAMPNPAVQPLFDRARAHGMGMSFGYAELTPEGQHFNSSILVDKSGAIVGKYRKIHLPGHVEYDTTRAHQHLEKRYFEPGDLGFPVWRTMGGLMGMCICNDRRWPETYRVMGLQGVEMIVLGFNTPSVNGHKAKEGMAQRLFHHRLSVQAGAYQNSCWVVAVAKAGSEDGHHLMGGTLIVNPDGEIVAELEGEADGLIVHACDLDDTRFGKQTIFDFKMHRRIEHYGPITGQVGVVEPE from the coding sequence ATGTCCCGCATCGTGACCGTCGCCGCCGCCCAGCTCGGGCCGATCCAGAAGGCCGAGACGCGCGAGCAGGTCGTCGCGCGCATGCTCGCGCTGATGGATGAGGCCAAGGCGAAGGGCGCGGACCTCATCGTCTATCCCGAACTCGCGCTGACGACCTTCTTCCCGCGCTGGTATCATGAGGATCGTGCCGAGGCGGATGCCTGGTTCGAGGCGGCCATGCCCAATCCTGCGGTGCAGCCGCTGTTCGACCGGGCCCGCGCGCACGGCATGGGCATGAGCTTCGGCTATGCCGAACTGACGCCGGAGGGGCAGCACTTCAACAGCTCGATCCTGGTCGACAAGAGCGGCGCCATCGTCGGCAAGTACCGCAAGATCCACCTGCCGGGGCATGTCGAGTACGACACAACGCGGGCGCATCAGCATCTCGAAAAGCGCTATTTCGAGCCCGGCGATCTCGGCTTCCCGGTCTGGCGGACGATGGGCGGGCTGATGGGCATGTGCATCTGCAATGACCGTCGCTGGCCCGAGACCTATCGCGTGATGGGGTTGCAGGGCGTCGAGATGATCGTGCTCGGCTTCAACACCCCCTCCGTCAACGGGCACAAGGCGAAGGAGGGCATGGCGCAGCGCCTGTTCCACCATCGCCTGTCGGTGCAGGCGGGCGCCTACCAGAACTCCTGCTGGGTCGTCGCGGTCGCCAAGGCCGGCAGCGAGGACGGCCACCATCTGATGGGCGGCACACTGATCGTGAACCCCGATGGCGAGATCGTCGCCGAGCTAGAGGGCGAGGCCGACGGCCTCATCGTCCACGCCTGCGATCTCGATGACACCCGCTTCGGCAAGCAGACGATCTTCGATTTCAAGATGCACCGGCGGATCGAGCATTACGGGCCGATCACCGGCCAAGTCGGCGTGGTCGAGCCGGAGTGA
- a CDS encoding protein-glutamate O-methyltransferase CheR yields MTDVTLTRDDMGFISKLVYEHAGIVIREHKEAMTRGRLARRVKALGLHSVAEYCAYLKTPQAADEIPELINAVTTNHTSFFRERHHFDHLRKDVLPRLVQERSGRRGRIRIWCSAASSGEEPYSIAAVSRDVLGNRSDVDFKILATDIDTDILAKAEAAIYSPDQFDRLPSDVKPLLKLENSGRGEARISDDLRRMIAFKRLNLIERWPMSGPFDVIFCRNVFIYFDTQTKASILDRFVTLLAPGGFLYLGHSESLPQPHPQLRLIGRTIYERLP; encoded by the coding sequence ATGACCGACGTCACGCTGACGCGCGACGACATGGGCTTCATCTCCAAGCTCGTCTACGAGCATGCCGGGATCGTCATCCGCGAGCACAAGGAGGCAATGACGCGCGGCCGCCTGGCGCGTCGGGTCAAGGCGCTCGGCCTGCACTCGGTCGCGGAATACTGCGCCTATCTCAAGACGCCGCAGGCGGCCGACGAGATCCCCGAGCTGATCAACGCGGTCACCACGAACCACACCTCGTTCTTCCGCGAGCGGCACCATTTCGACCATCTGCGCAAGGATGTGCTGCCGCGGCTGGTGCAGGAGCGCAGCGGGCGTCGGGGCCGCATCCGGATCTGGTGCTCGGCGGCGTCCTCCGGCGAGGAGCCCTACAGCATAGCCGCCGTGTCGCGCGACGTGCTCGGCAACCGCAGCGACGTCGACTTCAAGATCCTGGCGACCGATATCGACACCGACATCCTGGCCAAGGCGGAGGCCGCGATCTATTCGCCGGACCAGTTCGACCGGCTGCCCTCGGATGTGAAGCCGCTGCTCAAGCTGGAGAATTCCGGCCGCGGCGAGGCGCGCATCAGCGATGATCTGCGCCGGATGATCGCCTTCAAGCGGCTCAACCTGATCGAGCGCTGGCCGATGAGCGGCCCCTTCGACGTGATCTTCTGCCGCAACGTCTTCATCTATTTCGATACGCAGACCAAGGCCTCCATCCTGGACCGCTTCGTCACGCTGCTCGCGCCGGGCGGGTTTCTCTATCTCGGCCACTCCGAATCGCTGCCCCAGCCCCACCCCCAACTCCGGCTGATCGGCCGCACGATCTATGAGAGACTGCCATGA
- a CDS encoding chemotaxis protein CheW: protein MTMTLQLGEKHFSSAQPESAARRIVTFKVGDRTFGIDVGMVREIKGWQATTPLPHAAPHVRGVLNLRGVILAVYDLRTSIGLGTTNATATHVIVVVDVEDKVAGLLVDSVSDIVDVPVSAVRPAPDLERDEHGLIEGLVLLDTDIVALLDLAAVIRDGGAEGQQVAKVARAS from the coding sequence ATGACCATGACCCTGCAACTCGGCGAAAAGCACTTCTCGTCGGCGCAGCCGGAATCCGCGGCGCGCCGGATCGTGACCTTCAAGGTCGGCGATCGCACCTTTGGGATCGATGTCGGCATGGTCCGCGAGATCAAGGGCTGGCAGGCGACGACCCCGCTGCCGCATGCCGCCCCGCATGTGCGCGGTGTGCTCAACCTGCGCGGCGTGATCCTCGCGGTCTATGACCTGCGCACCTCGATCGGGCTCGGCACCACGAACGCCACCGCGACCCATGTGATCGTCGTCGTCGATGTCGAGGACAAGGTCGCCGGCCTCCTGGTCGATTCGGTGTCCGACATCGTCGACGTGCCGGTCAGCGCGGTTCGTCCGGCGCCGGATCTGGAGCGCGACGAGCACGGCCTCATCGAAGGGCTGGTGCTGCTCGACACCGACATCGTGGCGCTGCTCGACCTCGCGGCCGTGATCCGCGACGGCGGCGCCGAGGGTCAGCAGGTGGCGAAGGTCGCCCGAGCCAGCTGA
- a CDS encoding response regulator gives MRILAIDDTKTLLSLLSLTLRNAGHEVAEAENGEDGLVKFDQFKPDLVITDLNMPLMDGIEFTRACRARPAGQNTPIIVLTTENGAEIKAEGRRAGASAWMVKPFEPNTLLGLVARYQN, from the coding sequence ATGCGCATTCTCGCCATCGACGACACAAAGACCCTGCTCAGTCTGCTCAGCCTGACTCTGCGCAATGCCGGCCATGAAGTGGCCGAGGCGGAGAACGGCGAGGACGGGCTGGTGAAGTTCGACCAGTTCAAGCCGGACCTGGTGATCACCGATCTCAACATGCCGCTCATGGACGGGATCGAGTTCACCCGCGCCTGCCGCGCTCGTCCCGCCGGCCAGAACACGCCGATCATCGTTCTGACCACGGAGAACGGCGCGGAGATCAAGGCCGAGGGCCGGCGCGCCGGCGCCAGCGCCTGGATGGTCAAGCCGTTCGAGCCCAACACCCTGCTCGGCCTCGTCGCCCGCTATCAGAACTGA
- a CDS encoding STAS domain-containing protein — MVITVSLPAFLGRSEAATFRNQLLVAMEQKESIAVECAEAGPLPSLWIQLLHSAATSAKARGLSVSLRAASAECRESLRAIGFDPAHSALVLE; from the coding sequence ATGGTCATCACCGTATCGCTCCCCGCCTTCCTCGGCCGCTCCGAAGCGGCCACCTTCCGAAACCAGCTGCTCGTCGCAATGGAGCAGAAGGAAAGCATCGCCGTGGAATGTGCCGAGGCCGGGCCTCTGCCCAGCCTGTGGATCCAGCTGCTGCATTCGGCCGCCACCAGCGCGAAGGCGCGGGGACTGTCGGTGTCGCTGAGGGCAGCCTCCGCGGAGTGCCGCGAATCCCTGCGGGCGATCGGTTTCGATCCCGCTCACAGCGCTCTCGTTCTGGAGTGA